From Bradyrhizobium sp. 4:
GCCGCAGAAGGCAAGCCAGTGAACAGGTTCGCCGGGTATCGTTGCCGCGAATCGATCAATTCCGGGCCGCCCGGCTGAGGCCGGCTGGCGCTTTAGGTTATTCACATGGGCAATATTCCGACCGGCAATCCCGCGTTGAACGACCAACTGGCGGCGCACGAAAAGATCAAGACGATCGAGGAACTGGGCGAGATCGCGCGGTCCGCGCAAGCGCGAGGCCGGAAGGTTGCGCTCTGCCACGGCGTCTTCGACCTCGTGCATCTCGGCCATATCAGACACATCCAGGCGGCGCGCAACGAGGGCGACGTCGTCATGGTGACGATCACCGCCGACCGTTATGTCAACAAGGGACCGGGTCGGCCGATTTTCCCCGAAAACATGCGGGCCGAGATGCTGGCCTCGCTCGCGACCGTCGATTGGGTCGGCATCAATCACACCTCCAGCGCCGAGCCGATCCTGGATACGGTGCGGCCGGACATCTACGTGAAGGGATCCGACTACGAGAATCCCGAAGACGACGTGACCGGCAAGATCCGGAGCGAGCGCGACGCCGTCGAGCGTCACGGCGGACGCATCGTGTTCACCCGGGACGTGACATTCAGCTCCTCGTCGCTAGTGAACCGGTATTTCGACATCTACGATCCGCCGCTTCGCGACTACCTGCAAAAAGTCCGTGAAGGTGGCGGCGCCGATCGCCTGCTGAAACTGATCGACAAGGTGCAGGACATGCACGTCGTGCTGGTCGGCGACACCATCATCGACGAATACCAGTACGTCACGGCGCTCGGAAAGGCATCGAAGGAAAACATCGTCGCCACGCTGTTCAAGAGTGGCGAGCAATTTGCCGGCGGCGTCATTGCCGCGGCGAACCATGTCGCGAGCTTCTGCAAGTCGGTGGAGGTCGTC
This genomic window contains:
- a CDS encoding PfkB family carbohydrate kinase, which gives rise to MGNIPTGNPALNDQLAAHEKIKTIEELGEIARSAQARGRKVALCHGVFDLVHLGHIRHIQAARNEGDVVMVTITADRYVNKGPGRPIFPENMRAEMLASLATVDWVGINHTSSAEPILDTVRPDIYVKGSDYENPEDDVTGKIRSERDAVERHGGRIVFTRDVTFSSSSLVNRYFDIYDPPLRDYLQKVREGGGADRLLKLIDKVQDMHVVLVGDTIIDEYQYVTALGKASKENIVATLFKSGEQFAGGVIAAANHVASFCKSVEVVTTLGGNDYPEEFIRAHVRPNVTLTPIRLQGRPTTRKSRYVELGYLHKLFEVYTMDDTPLDEADRKEIDRITTERVRSADVVIATDFGHGMIASSTIDTLIANSKFLAVNAQSNSGNHGYNLITRYPRADYICIDAPEARLAATDKFSDIASVIEVGLHGKIDCDNMIITHGSFGCYPFSSKTGVTRVPAFTKTVVDTVGAGDAFLTITAPLVAAGGNIEDVAFIGNAAGAIKVGIVGHRSSVEKVPLVKFVTALLK